One Eubacterium sp. AB3007 genomic window, GCCGAACAGGAAAGCGCCCGCCACGAAGGACCAGATGAGTTCCTTCCGGCTCAACGCCTTCAATTCCTCCCGGCGGTTGAGCAGCACTGGCACCGCAAAGAAAGGCAGTCCCATGGTCAGCCGCCAGAAGCCGATGGCCATGGACGGCGCCTGAATGGCTGCGCCAAAGATACCCGAAGACGATCCCGCCACCACCGCCAGTACCACGATGATCTTGACATATCTCTCCAAAAAATTCTTCCGTTCCATTTATCTCTCCATGATCTCCTTCAAACTGTCGGTATAGGGCGGGTAAGCGATCCCCTTCTCCGTGATCACCGCAGTAATGTATTCCGCAGGAGTCACGTCGAAGGAAGGGTTATAGGTCTTGATGCCTTCCGGTGCCATGGGTTCCTTGTACCACATCTGATAGATCTCCTTCCCGTCCCGGAGCTCGATCTCGATGTCCTCCCCCTTCTCACACTCCAGGTCGATGGTGGAGGTAGGCACAAACATGTAAAAGGGAATCCCGTATTCTCTGGCCAGAATGGCCACTCCGGAGGTTCCGATCTTGTTGGCACCGTCCCCGTTGGCGGCCATGCGGTCACAGCCGACCACCACGGCATCGATCCAGCCGTTCTTCATGACCTGGGAGGCCATGTTGTCGCAGATCAGTGTCACGTCAACGCCGGCCTTCATCAGTTCCCAGGCTGTCAGCCGTGCCCCCTGCAGGGCTGGCCGTGTCTCATCTGCGAACACACGGAACCCGTAATCCTTCTCCTGTCCCAGGTAGATGGGAGACAGACTGGTCCCGTACTTGGCAGTAGCCAGTGTTCCTGCATTGCAATGGGTCAGAATACCCATGCCCGGTTTCAACAGGCTCAGTCCATACTCGCCCATACGACGGCAGGAGGCCTCGTCCTCCTTACGGATCGCGGTAGCTTCCTCGTACAGAAGCCGCTTGGCGCCGCTCACGCTTCCCTCGTAGGAAGCCAGCTTCTCCTCCATCCGGTTCAGCGCCCAGCTCAGGTTCACCGCTGTAGGCCGCGCCTTCGCCAGGTAGAGCGCTGTCTCGTGGACCTCATGGCGGAAATCCGCAAGATCCCGTCCTTCGTAGTCCAGCATAGAAATATAAAGCCCGCAGGCTGCAGCGATGCCGATGGCCGGAGCCCCTCTGACTTTCATTTTCTTGATGGCCACAAAGACGTCTTCCTTGCCGAACATTTCGATGTACTTCTCCTCCCCGGGAAGCCTTGTCTGGTCCAGGACCAGCATCTGGCGCTCCGAGAACCTGATCGGTACGATCTCTTCTACTTTCATATATGCCTCCAATATAACGGGCGTAGATCGCCCGTGGATTTACGTAACAAATTATTATATCATTTTCCTACCAACGGTGCAACCTCCGAAAGGGACTCCCGCGGGTATTGCACTGCCGCCCACGCCGTGATACAATGAATAAAGATACAAGATAAGGAGGTATCCACCATGAGATTTCTGATCGTAGATGCATTCACCGAGACCACCTTCGGCGGCAATCCGGCCGGAGTTGTTCTCCTGGGAAACCAGGACTTTCCGGAGGATGAGATCATGCGAAAGACGGCAGCAGAGCTGCGCTATTCTGAAACGGCATTCATCAAGCAACTGGGCCCGACAGAGTTCCAGATCCGGTATTTCACACCCGCCGCGGAGGTAGAGCTTTGTGGTCACGCCACCATCGGCTCCTTCTGCGCGCTGCAGCACCTGGGCATCATCAAGGATGGAGATATCTGCACCAACCACACCCTGTCTGGCGACCTTGCGATCAACGTCAGCAACGGATTCGTCATGATGGATATGGCCGAGCCGAAGGACCTGGGTACCATCGAGACCCAGGAGGCACTGAAGGAACTGTATGATATCATGGGCGCAGACTGCGATCCCCTTGCCCTGGATCTGAGGCCGCAGCTGATTTCCACCGGGCTTCCGGACATCATGATGCCGCTGCCGACCCGGGAGGCGCTGAACAGCATGGAACCGGATATGAAGGCTTTGTCCGCTCTGTCAGAGCACTATCAGGTCACGGGTGTACACGCTTTCACCCTGGACACCGAGGAAGGTGCCACCGCCCACACCCGGAACTTTGCGCCGCTGTATGACATCGACGAGGAGGCCGCCACCGGCACCTCCAGCGGGGCTCTGACCTACTACCTCTATCTGAACAACATCATCGGCCCGCAGGATGCCTGCAAGTTCATCCAAGGGGAGGCCATGGATCGGCCATCCATCATCCTGTCCCAGCTGGATGCCGCGCTGGATCCCTGCAAGATCAAGGTCGGCGGGAGCGCCGTGGTGCTGGCCGAGGGAGAGATCCATATTTAGACCGGCTCGCTTTCGACAGGGGTGCCTTACGCCCCCTCATGACAGGGGCGCCGCCCCTTTTCGGCCGCATGGATGCTGTATGTACCGGCTATTTTCGAATAGCATAGTGGCGTCACCACTAACAAAACAGGCTCTAGCCCACAATATGGCGGCTAAAGCCCGGACAGGTAGTGGCGACGCCACTATTTTTTTCGCCAAACAACCATTACCACGCTCGGCTGGCGCCCTCCGCGCTCAGCTGGCACCCGTCGCAATCCGGTCACAGGTCCCGGATCACGGTATTCATCCATTTCCTGGAACGTATACGGAAGATGTAGATGATGCTCTCTGTCACCTCGGTCAGGCGCATGCAGAGCACCGCCAGGTAGATGGGCAGGTGCCACCAGAGAGAAGCCGCAAAGGCGATGGGTACGGCAATGAGCCAGATGCACAGGATCTCTGTACGGGCGGCAAAGGCCGTATCGCCGCCGCCCCGGAGCACACCGGTCGTACAGATACCGGAAAACAGCACGATGAACAGAGTTCCACCGATGACCAGTACCGTCCGAAAGGCATAGGTCAGGCCCAGGGGAGACAGGGCGAACAGGTGTACCAGCGGCCAGGCGGCCAGCATGAGGGCGCCGCCAAACACAAGGCCTACCACGATCCCTACTTTCAACAGTTTCTTGGCCAACTCGTAGGCGTACTCATGGTCCCCTTCTCCCAGCTTCTCTCCCACCAGGATCAGGGCCGCATCTCCCACACTGAAGGCGGCAAAACTGAAGATCTGACGAACGGATTCCGAGGCCTGATACGCCGCATACGAGGTGGTCCCCATACGGGAGAAGGCCGCTACGTACATGGATGTACCGATGGACCACAGCAATTCGTTGAGGGTGGTGGGGATGGCGTTCTTCACGATCCGATGCATCAATTCCGGGCTCCATCCGAAGAATGCCCGCAGGGACCCGCGCAAAGGGCTTTGGGCACGGAAGGCGAAGAACAGCATGAGGCAGAGCCCAAGCGCTCTGGCGCAGACCGTGGCGATGGCCGCGCCGCTGATCCCCATTGCCGGGAATCCCAATTTTCCGAAGATCAGGATGTAGTTCAGGATCGTGTTGGTGGAAAACATGACCACGCCGGACATCAGGGGAACGGTGGGGCGCTGGATGGCCTTGAAGGCGATCTCAAAGGGTGCGCTCACCGCCACCATCAGGAAGCACACCGTACAGATACGCAGGTAAGGCATGGCCAGGTACTTGACATGTGGCTCCTCGGTGTAAATGTTCAGGATCTGTTCCGGGAAGAGTAATGTCCCCACGAAAAAAATAAGGCTGATCCCCATGGCCACCGTCATCGCAAACCCGGTGCTCTTCCGGATGTTGGCGAAGTCTCCTTTCCCGTAGAACTGGGCAAGGAAGGTAGATGTACCACTGTTGAAGCCAAACAAGAATAAATAATGAATAAAATAGATCTGAGAGCCGATGCCCACCGCTGCCAACTCTGCCTCTCCCAGGGAACCCACCATCAGGTTGTCCACCAGGTTCAGGGTAGCTGCCACACTGCCCTGGATGGCAATGGGCACGGCGATCCGCACCAGTTTCTTCAGCAGAAATCGGTTGTCGATCATCGGATTCGCCCATCCTTTCGTGCTTTTCTCTCTTCCTTCTCAATGTTGACCGCCTTGATCTTCGGCATCTTGTGGTTGTGGTTCGGATCCGTCAGGAATACGTACAGGTATATGCAGGCGATGATCACCAGCACAAAAGCGTCTTTGATGAGTTCTCTGCTCATAAGCACCGCCGCCATTCCCATGACACCGGAGATCCCGTACAGCATCAGCACTGCCCGGCGCTGTCCGTATCCGGATTCCATCAGTCGGTGGTGGAGGTGTCCTTTGTCGGCCTGCATGATCGGCCGCTTGTTGATCACTCTGCGGAAAATGGCAAAGAAGGTGTCAAAGATTGGAATGCCCAGCACCATCACCGGTACCACCACAGCGATCAGGGTAGACCTCTTCAGGGGGCCAACCACTGACAGAACAGCAATCATAAACCCAAGGAACAGTGATCCGCCATCGCCCAGGAAGGTTTTGGCCGGGTAGAAATTATATGGCAGGAACCCGAGGGAACCACCCGCCACTGCCATCATGCCCATGCACACTAACATGAACCCGAACTTGTCTCCGTGGATATAAGCCACGTAAGCAATGCTCAGGGAAGCGATGGCCGCCACCCCTGCAGCCAGCCCGTCCAACCCATCGATAAGGTTGATGGTATTGGTGATCCCCACGATCCAGAGCACCGTCACAATAAAACAAAGCGCAACCCCAAAGCGCAGGTGTCCCTCGCCGCTGAAGTTGGTGATGAATTCGATTCTAAGTCCCAGGGTGTACATCAGGATGGCGATCGCAAACTGCCCCGCAAACTTGATTCCCGGCCGGAGATCTTTGAGATCATCCCAGACCCCCAGAGCGTACATGAGCGCGCCACCCAGCACTGCCGCCATCATGCGCTCATTGCCGTTGGCAAAAATCAGGATCGAAAGCGTCGTTCCAAGGAAAACAGCCATCCCCCCAAACCGCGGCATGGCTTTTGTGTGCATTCTTCGGTTGTCCTTCGGTATGTCCATTGCGCCGATCTTCGGAGCCAGCCAGATCGACAGCGGCGTCATGAACACCGATACGATCAGCGAGATGAAGAACGACAAGAAGACAGTGAGATGTCCGATCTCTCCCATAGGTTCCCTCTATATCAATATAAACAGTAATCTACTTGTCTTTCGCGAGTTTATCCAGAGTGACCACTTTCAGTCCTGCCTCGTCCAGGATATCCCTGGCCAGATCATCCGGATACCCTTCCCTCACCACGATTCGGGAGATCCCCGCATTGATGATCATCTTGGAACAGATGGCACAGGGCTGGTGAGTGATGTAAATCGAGCCCCCATCCACACTTTGGCCCAGTACGGCCGCCTGGATGATGGCGTTCTGCTCCGCATGCAGCGCACGGCAAAGCTCATGTCGCTCTCCTGACGGGACGTTCAGTTCCTCCCGCAGGCAACCACCGATTTCCGCACAGTGCTTGAGACCTCGGGGTGCCCCATTGTATCCGGTAGCGATCACATGCTTGTTCTGGACGATCACCGCCCCCACATGTCTGCGCAGGCAGGTAGACCGCTGCGATGTCAGCTCCGCCATCTGCATAAAATATTCATCCCAGGAAATTCTGGTGTCCTCGATGTATGCCATCTATCTTTCTCCTTATTGCCTTCAGTAGAACACTTCCACCAGGTACAGTCCCTGGGGCGGCGCCGTGTGCCCCGCGTTTCTGCGGTCCTTGCTCTCGATAATGCGCCCGACCTCCTCTGCGGAGATCCTTCCGATGCCCACATCCACCAGCGTGCCGGTGATGATCCTGACCATATTGTACAGGAATCCGTCTCCGGACACCTCGATGGCAATATCCAACCCCTCTTCCACCGGAATCTCCCGGATGGTCAGGGCCTGGATCGTCCGCACCGTGGTCTCCCTGGGCGTTCCCCCCGCCGCCTGAAAACAGGCAAAATCGTGGGTCCCTACGATCTGCGCAGCCGCTCTCTTCATCGCCGCTGTGTCCAGCTGATCCCTCACGTGGTAGCGGTAGTCGCTGAGAAACACCGGCATCCCGGCTCCGCAACGGATCATATATCGATACTTCTTGCCTTTCGCATCGAACCTGGCATGAAATCCCATCGGTCTTTCCTCTGCCGACACGATGCGAAGATCTCCGTCCTTCCCGATGCGCGAAAAATGGTCATTGACCGCCCTGGCGATCCGGTCGGTAGGGATGCCGAACTCCCCATGAAAGGTGGCACACTGTCCCAGTGCATGCACCCCCGCATCCGTCCGGCTAGTTCCATCAATGCGGATCTCCTGCGCACAAAGCCTGCTCAGCGCCTTCTCCAGTTCCCCCTGAACAGTCCGCCTCTCCGGCTGCCTCTGCCAGCCCGAGAAATGCGTGCCATCATATTCTATCTTCAGCAAGATGTTTCTTTCCATTTCATTATTATACCAACTACTAGCGGGTGTGTCAAAGGGGACGGTTCTTTTTGACACTTTTTCTGCAGTGGCAGAAATGTGTCAAAAAGAACCGTCCCCTTTGACACACCCTTTGACACACCTTTGCTACAGAGTGATATACACCTCCGGCACTCCCCAAAGGAAAACCAGATACACCGCCGCGGCTGCCGTGATGTACGGAACCATGGGCAGGTAAGCCCCTTTCTTTACTTTCTTCCTGAGGGTCAGTGTCAGGAAGTGCACAGCAGCCAGCACTGTGGCCATCACGAACACTATCAAGATCCCATAGGGACCAAGTACGAACCCCAGCGCCCCAAAAAGCTTGATGTCGCCTCCGCCCACTGTCTCTTTCCTGTACAAGACCTTCCCGATCAAGGCTTCCAATCCCATAAGCCCCAATCCTATCAGCATCCCAAAAACACAGTGCTTCCAATCATCATAATAAGGAATGTATCCCACTGCCGTGATCGCGGTCAGGACTACAAGCTGGTCCGGTACGATCTGGTATTTGATGTCTCCGATGGCCATCTCCAGCAACAGCCAGATGGTGCAAAGCGCCGGAACAGCGAACCGCACGTCATCTCTCACCAACATAATCCCGATGATCACGAACCCGATGGTGAACACCACCTTCCAGGGCCAGGACTTGATGCGCTGCGTATACGGGTCTGTCATCTCCGGTGTTGGGTCCTGCCCATAGTCGCAGAACCACTTCGCCGGCATCCTGTTGAAACAGTACACCGCACCGCACCCCAAAATCACTGC contains:
- a CDS encoding A24 family peptidase, whose amino-acid sequence is MESMIPYLIVLLECTGAVIAAVILGCGAVYCFNRMPAKWFCDYGQDPTPEMTDPYTQRIKSWPWKVVFTIGFVIIGIMLVRDDVRFAVPALCTIWLLLEMAIGDIKYQIVPDQLVVLTAITAVGYIPYYDDWKHCVFGMLIGLGLMGLEALIGKVLYRKETVGGGDIKLFGALGFVLGPYGILIVFVMATVLAAVHFLTLTLRKKVKKGAYLPMVPYITAAAAVYLVFLWGVPEVYITL
- the truA gene encoding tRNA pseudouridine(38-40) synthase TruA, producing MLKIEYDGTHFSGWQRQPERRTVQGELEKALSRLCAQEIRIDGTSRTDAGVHALGQCATFHGEFGIPTDRIARAVNDHFSRIGKDGDLRIVSAEERPMGFHARFDAKGKKYRYMIRCGAGMPVFLSDYRYHVRDQLDTAAMKRAAAQIVGTHDFACFQAAGGTPRETTVRTIQALTIREIPVEEGLDIAIEVSGDGFLYNMVRIITGTLVDVGIGRISAEEVGRIIESKDRRNAGHTAPPQGLYLVEVFY
- a CDS encoding MraY family glycosyltransferase, which produces MGEIGHLTVFLSFFISLIVSVFMTPLSIWLAPKIGAMDIPKDNRRMHTKAMPRFGGMAVFLGTTLSILIFANGNERMMAAVLGGALMYALGVWDDLKDLRPGIKFAGQFAIAILMYTLGLRIEFITNFSGEGHLRFGVALCFIVTVLWIVGITNTINLIDGLDGLAAGVAAIASLSIAYVAYIHGDKFGFMLVCMGMMAVAGGSLGFLPYNFYPAKTFLGDGGSLFLGFMIAVLSVVGPLKRSTLIAVVVPVMVLGIPIFDTFFAIFRRVINKRPIMQADKGHLHHRLMESGYGQRRAVLMLYGISGVMGMAAVLMSRELIKDAFVLVIIACIYLYVFLTDPNHNHKMPKIKAVNIEKEERKARKDGRIR
- a CDS encoding PhzF family phenazine biosynthesis protein — its product is MRFLIVDAFTETTFGGNPAGVVLLGNQDFPEDEIMRKTAAELRYSETAFIKQLGPTEFQIRYFTPAAEVELCGHATIGSFCALQHLGIIKDGDICTNHTLSGDLAINVSNGFVMMDMAEPKDLGTIETQEALKELYDIMGADCDPLALDLRPQLISTGLPDIMMPLPTREALNSMEPDMKALSALSEHYQVTGVHAFTLDTEEGATAHTRNFAPLYDIDEEAATGTSSGALTYYLYLNNIIGPQDACKFIQGEAMDRPSIILSQLDAALDPCKIKVGGSAVVLAEGEIHI
- a CDS encoding MATE family efflux transporter, yielding MIDNRFLLKKLVRIAVPIAIQGSVAATLNLVDNLMVGSLGEAELAAVGIGSQIYFIHYLFLFGFNSGTSTFLAQFYGKGDFANIRKSTGFAMTVAMGISLIFFVGTLLFPEQILNIYTEEPHVKYLAMPYLRICTVCFLMVAVSAPFEIAFKAIQRPTVPLMSGVVMFSTNTILNYILIFGKLGFPAMGISGAAIATVCARALGLCLMLFFAFRAQSPLRGSLRAFFGWSPELMHRIVKNAIPTTLNELLWSIGTSMYVAAFSRMGTTSYAAYQASESVRQIFSFAAFSVGDAALILVGEKLGEGDHEYAYELAKKLLKVGIVVGLVFGGALMLAAWPLVHLFALSPLGLTYAFRTVLVIGGTLFIVLFSGICTTGVLRGGGDTAFAARTEILCIWLIAVPIAFAASLWWHLPIYLAVLCMRLTEVTESIIYIFRIRSRKWMNTVIRDL
- the mtnA gene encoding S-methyl-5-thioribose-1-phosphate isomerase, with the translated sequence MKVEEIVPIRFSERQMLVLDQTRLPGEEKYIEMFGKEDVFVAIKKMKVRGAPAIGIAAACGLYISMLDYEGRDLADFRHEVHETALYLAKARPTAVNLSWALNRMEEKLASYEGSVSGAKRLLYEEATAIRKEDEASCRRMGEYGLSLLKPGMGILTHCNAGTLATAKYGTSLSPIYLGQEKDYGFRVFADETRPALQGARLTAWELMKAGVDVTLICDNMASQVMKNGWIDAVVVGCDRMAANGDGANKIGTSGVAILAREYGIPFYMFVPTSTIDLECEKGEDIEIELRDGKEIYQMWYKEPMAPEGIKTYNPSFDVTPAEYITAVITEKGIAYPPYTDSLKEIMER
- a CDS encoding dCMP deaminase family protein, with amino-acid sequence MAYIEDTRISWDEYFMQMAELTSQRSTCLRRHVGAVIVQNKHVIATGYNGAPRGLKHCAEIGGCLREELNVPSGERHELCRALHAEQNAIIQAAVLGQSVDGGSIYITHQPCAICSKMIINAGISRIVVREGYPDDLARDILDEAGLKVVTLDKLAKDK